One genomic segment of Myxococcota bacterium includes these proteins:
- a CDS encoding queuosine salvage family protein: MEPELPAELLERPFAAVREACSEVAASARHVSIDPLALERYADALPRAELGAAATSFPKLGGDAESLAAFTLCLGALNFGSGWFPVLRKREGMSGYRTLEAGLRERFERAGPLSARELRAIDARAVGELLGQSPVTPAVAELVELWARALRELGEQVQARAGGSFAGWVEEAGGSAAELVRRLVAMPLWRDAARWDGRTVPFLKRAQLTVSDLAHALPDDLGRFRDLAELTLFADNLVPHVLRLDGVLRFAPALVARIEAEELLASGSPEEVEIRACAVDAVEQIAARLAARGPAVAPRELDEWLWRRGGGARYKARPRHRTRCSYY, encoded by the coding sequence ATGGAGCCGGAGCTCCCGGCCGAGCTGCTCGAGCGGCCGTTCGCCGCGGTGCGCGAGGCCTGCAGCGAGGTGGCGGCGTCGGCGCGCCACGTCTCGATCGACCCGCTGGCGCTCGAGCGCTACGCCGACGCGCTGCCGCGCGCCGAGCTCGGCGCCGCGGCCACCTCGTTCCCGAAGCTCGGCGGCGACGCGGAGTCACTCGCCGCGTTCACCCTGTGTCTGGGCGCGCTGAACTTCGGCTCCGGCTGGTTCCCGGTGCTGCGCAAGCGCGAGGGCATGTCGGGCTACCGCACGCTCGAGGCCGGCCTGCGCGAGCGCTTCGAGCGCGCGGGGCCGCTCTCCGCGCGCGAGCTGCGCGCGATCGACGCGCGCGCGGTGGGCGAGCTGCTCGGTCAGTCGCCGGTGACTCCCGCGGTGGCCGAGCTGGTCGAGCTGTGGGCGCGCGCGCTGCGCGAGCTGGGCGAGCAGGTCCAGGCGCGTGCGGGCGGCTCGTTCGCCGGCTGGGTCGAGGAGGCGGGCGGCTCGGCGGCCGAGCTCGTGCGGCGCCTGGTCGCGATGCCGCTCTGGCGCGACGCCGCGCGCTGGGACGGGCGCACGGTCCCGTTCCTGAAGCGCGCGCAGCTCACGGTCTCGGATCTCGCGCACGCGCTGCCCGACGACCTGGGCCGCTTTCGCGACCTGGCGGAGCTCACGCTGTTCGCCGACAACCTCGTGCCCCACGTGCTGCGCCTGGACGGCGTGCTGCGCTTCGCGCCGGCGCTCGTCGCGCGCATCGAGGCCGAGGAGCTCCTGGCTTCGGGCTCGCCCGAAGAGGTCGAGATCCGCGCCTGCGCCGTCGACGCGGTGGAGCAGATCGCCGCCCGGCTGGCCGCGCGCGGACCGGCGGTCGCGCCGCGCGAGCTCGACGAGTGGCTGTGGCGGCGCGGCGGGGGCGCGCGCTACAAGGCCCGCCCGCGCCACCGCACGCGTTGCTCGTATTACTGA
- a CDS encoding M1 family aminopeptidase, giving the protein MRLPKTPRPERYDLALFVDPAKPRFSGELALALRVGPETRALELHAVDLEVESSEIEDAAGVVKVARVRATPERETITFVLDRPLSAGRAELRLRYSGPLRGDLRGLYLARSGKRRYAATQLEAADARRFFPCFDEPEFKARFKLRVTTPAKHRAVSNGALVRSERRGARVTHHFAETPPLSTYLVALIVGELESSPAAKAGKTPIRVWCVPGKKRLAGFALECAVESLRRLERYFGLPYPYGKLDLVAVPDFEFGAMENAGAVTFRETLLLVDEKTVSLAEKKRVAEVIAHELAHMWYGDLVTMAWWDDLWLNEAFATWMAFKVVDDWKPEWEMWLDFESHRAPAFALDAMENTHPIYVAVNTPSEATENFDVITYEKGASVVRMLESWLGPATFRAGVRRYIRRHRESNARAADLWRALEEAAKRPVTPVVAPWLERPGFPLVSGRRVDRAGQALLVAEQERFFANPKVEAATRLETRPIPLVVRVRRMRGKDVLVRALLESPSEEVALGPSGEVRWAYLNADEASFVRALHDAPLLRALGQDLPRLRPVERMGLVGHQWAGVRASAARLGDWLDLVPRLAGEPEPEVLSAVHGPLAWLADQVLPRVGGRSTQRFQEWLAAIFAPAFESLGWKPERAESEKERQRRAGLLAILGHVAEHPATLDAAESRIGPYLKSRTALEPNLAGPVVELAARRGSKARFEQYLRAMKGARTPQERTRFELALGSFREPALVDRALALCLDELVPTQDVVPLLARMLANPAARERTWEFIRERWKDLSPRVSPGLAGRLVGALPALQKPLYKQQVAAFFAAHPIPTAARALKQALERFDLDAELRERALPELRAYLHQTV; this is encoded by the coding sequence ATGCGCCTACCCAAGACCCCACGGCCGGAACGGTACGACCTCGCCTTGTTCGTGGACCCCGCCAAGCCGCGTTTCTCGGGCGAGCTGGCGCTCGCGCTCAGGGTCGGTCCCGAGACGCGCGCGCTCGAGCTCCACGCGGTCGATCTGGAGGTCGAGTCGAGTGAGATCGAGGACGCCGCGGGCGTGGTGAAGGTGGCCCGCGTGCGGGCGACCCCGGAACGGGAGACGATCACGTTCGTGCTCGACCGGCCGCTCTCGGCCGGCCGTGCCGAGCTGCGGCTGCGCTACTCGGGGCCGCTGCGCGGCGACCTGCGCGGGCTCTATCTCGCGCGCTCGGGCAAGCGCCGCTACGCGGCCACCCAGCTCGAAGCGGCGGACGCGCGGCGCTTCTTCCCTTGCTTCGACGAGCCCGAGTTCAAGGCGCGCTTCAAGCTGCGAGTCACCACGCCGGCCAAGCACCGCGCGGTGTCGAACGGGGCGCTCGTGCGCAGCGAGCGGCGCGGCGCGCGGGTCACGCACCACTTCGCCGAGACGCCGCCGCTCTCGACCTATCTCGTGGCGCTGATCGTGGGTGAGCTCGAGTCGTCGCCCGCAGCCAAGGCCGGCAAGACGCCGATCCGCGTGTGGTGCGTGCCGGGCAAGAAGCGGCTGGCCGGCTTCGCGCTGGAGTGCGCGGTCGAGTCACTGCGCCGGCTCGAGCGTTACTTCGGCCTGCCCTACCCCTACGGCAAGCTCGACCTCGTCGCGGTGCCCGACTTCGAGTTCGGCGCCATGGAGAACGCGGGCGCAGTCACCTTCCGCGAGACGCTGCTGCTCGTGGACGAGAAGACGGTGTCGCTGGCGGAGAAGAAGCGCGTGGCCGAGGTGATCGCGCACGAGCTCGCGCACATGTGGTACGGCGACCTGGTCACCATGGCCTGGTGGGACGACCTGTGGCTGAACGAGGCCTTCGCCACCTGGATGGCCTTCAAGGTGGTCGATGACTGGAAGCCGGAGTGGGAGATGTGGCTCGACTTCGAGTCACACCGCGCGCCGGCCTTCGCACTCGACGCCATGGAGAACACGCACCCGATCTACGTGGCGGTGAACACGCCCAGCGAAGCCACCGAGAACTTCGACGTGATCACCTACGAGAAGGGCGCGTCGGTGGTGCGCATGCTCGAGAGCTGGCTGGGGCCCGCGACGTTCCGTGCGGGCGTGCGGCGCTACATCCGCCGCCACCGCGAGTCGAATGCGCGCGCGGCCGACCTGTGGCGCGCGCTCGAAGAGGCCGCGAAGCGGCCGGTGACTCCCGTGGTGGCGCCCTGGCTCGAGCGCCCCGGCTTCCCGCTGGTGTCGGGCCGGCGCGTCGACCGCGCGGGGCAGGCGCTCCTGGTTGCCGAGCAGGAACGCTTCTTCGCCAACCCCAAGGTCGAGGCAGCGACCCGGCTCGAGACGCGGCCGATCCCGCTCGTGGTGCGCGTGCGGCGCATGCGCGGCAAGGACGTGCTGGTGCGCGCGCTCTTGGAGTCACCTTCCGAGGAGGTCGCGCTCGGGCCCTCGGGCGAGGTGCGCTGGGCGTATCTCAACGCCGACGAGGCGAGCTTCGTGCGCGCGCTGCACGACGCGCCGCTGCTGCGCGCCCTGGGCCAGGACCTGCCGCGGCTGCGGCCGGTGGAGCGCATGGGTCTGGTGGGCCACCAGTGGGCCGGCGTGCGCGCCTCGGCGGCGCGCCTGGGTGACTGGCTCGACCTGGTGCCGCGGCTCGCGGGCGAGCCCGAGCCCGAGGTGCTGTCGGCGGTGCACGGGCCGCTGGCCTGGCTGGCCGACCAGGTGCTGCCGCGCGTGGGTGGGCGCTCCACGCAGCGCTTCCAGGAGTGGCTGGCGGCGATCTTCGCGCCCGCCTTCGAGTCACTGGGCTGGAAGCCCGAGCGCGCCGAGTCCGAGAAGGAGCGGCAGCGCCGCGCGGGGCTGCTCGCGATCCTGGGTCACGTGGCCGAGCACCCCGCCACGCTCGACGCGGCGGAGTCGCGCATCGGCCCCTATCTCAAGAGCCGCACGGCGCTCGAGCCCAACCTGGCCGGGCCCGTGGTCGAGCTGGCGGCGCGGCGCGGCAGCAAGGCGCGCTTCGAGCAGTATCTGCGCGCCATGAAGGGCGCGCGCACGCCGCAGGAGCGCACGCGCTTCGAGCTGGCGCTGGGCTCGTTCCGCGAACCCGCGCTCGTGGACCGCGCGCTCGCGCTGTGTCTCGACGAGCTCGTGCCGACGCAGGACGTGGTGCCGTTGCTCGCGCGCATGCTCGCCAACCCCGCCGCGCGCGAGCGCACCTGGGAGTTCATCCGCGAGCGCTGGAAGGACCTGTCGCCGCGCGTGTCTCCGGGTCTCGCCGGCCGGCTGGTCGGCGCGTTGCCCGCGCTGCAGAAGCCGCTCTACAAGCAGCAGGTCGCGGCGTTCTTCGCGGCACATCCGATCCCGACCGCGGCGCGCGCGCTGAAACAGGCGCTCGAGCGCTTCGACCTCGACGCGGAGCTGCGCGAGCGCGCCCTGCCCGAGCTGCGCGCCTACCTGCACCAGACGGTGTAG
- a CDS encoding FGGY family carbohydrate kinase: MTADALLALDLGTTSARALVVARDGRVLARAQRPLRAAYPQPGWSEFDAEELVLRSGDVLREALARASLSARDVAGLGIVTQRATALCWDARSLQPLARAQSWQDQRTAERVAEFRKLGIPLNTLASATKFEWWLQHDDAVAAAARAGRLRLGTPDTWLAARLTGGAAHVTDPGNASCTALYDVAKGEWSQPLCDLFHVPREALPALAPTSGVLGETPAALLGAPVRIAALAGDQQAAAFAQGVYARGQAKLTLGTSGMCDVHTGDSPVDAVPGSYPLALWSLSDGTRAFCLEGTVITAGSAVDWAVELGIAPDAAELSRLAAASASSGGVRFVPALQGLGSPYLDDAARGAFLGLSRGSGKGELARALLEGIAQRCADVCESLPLADGPLKVDGGLAQSDFLLQSLADLSGREVQRAAEVEATALGAAFLAGLALGVYPSLRDCLSLAAPALRVTPRGDPSARTAARDAWRETLQRVRA; the protein is encoded by the coding sequence GTGACCGCCGACGCGCTGCTCGCGCTCGACCTGGGCACGACCAGCGCCCGTGCCCTGGTGGTGGCGCGCGACGGGCGCGTCCTGGCGCGCGCACAGCGGCCGCTGCGCGCGGCCTACCCGCAGCCCGGCTGGAGCGAGTTCGACGCCGAGGAGCTGGTGCTGCGCAGCGGCGACGTGCTGCGCGAGGCGCTGGCGCGCGCGAGTCTCTCGGCGCGCGACGTCGCGGGCCTGGGCATCGTGACCCAGCGCGCCACGGCGCTGTGCTGGGACGCGCGCAGCCTGCAGCCGCTGGCGCGGGCGCAGAGCTGGCAGGACCAGCGCACCGCCGAGCGCGTGGCCGAGTTCAGGAAGCTCGGCATTCCGCTCAACACCCTGGCCTCGGCCACCAAGTTCGAGTGGTGGCTCCAGCACGACGACGCGGTGGCCGCCGCGGCGCGCGCCGGCCGCCTGCGCCTGGGCACGCCCGACACCTGGCTTGCCGCGCGACTCACCGGCGGCGCCGCGCACGTGACCGATCCCGGGAACGCCTCGTGCACCGCGCTCTACGACGTGGCCAAGGGCGAGTGGTCACAGCCGCTGTGCGACTTGTTTCACGTGCCGCGCGAGGCGCTGCCGGCCCTGGCTCCGACCAGCGGCGTGCTGGGCGAGACACCGGCCGCGCTGCTGGGCGCGCCCGTGCGCATCGCTGCGCTGGCGGGCGACCAGCAGGCCGCGGCCTTCGCGCAGGGCGTGTACGCGCGCGGCCAGGCCAAGCTCACGCTCGGCACTTCGGGCATGTGCGACGTGCACACCGGTGACTCGCCGGTCGACGCCGTGCCCGGCTCGTATCCGCTCGCGCTGTGGAGTCTCTCGGACGGCACGCGCGCGTTCTGTCTCGAGGGCACGGTGATCACCGCGGGCAGCGCGGTCGACTGGGCGGTCGAGCTGGGCATCGCGCCCGACGCGGCCGAGCTGTCGCGCCTGGCCGCCGCCAGCGCGTCGAGCGGCGGCGTGCGCTTCGTGCCCGCGCTGCAGGGCCTGGGCTCGCCGTACCTCGACGACGCCGCGCGCGGCGCGTTCCTCGGGCTGTCGCGCGGCTCGGGCAAGGGCGAGCTCGCCCGCGCGCTGCTCGAAGGCATCGCCCAGCGCTGCGCCGACGTGTGCGAGTCACTCCCGCTGGCCGACGGTCCACTCAAAGTCGACGGCGGCCTGGCGCAGAGCGACTTCCTGCTGCAGTCACTCGCCGACCTGTCCGGGCGCGAGGTCCAGCGCGCCGCCGAAGTCGAAGCCACGGCGCTGGGCGCCGCCTTCCTGGCCGGCCTGGCGCTCGGCGTTTACCCGAGCCTGCGCGACTGTCTCTCGCTGGCCGCGCCGGCGCTGCGCGTGACTCCCCGGGGCGACCCGTCCGCGCGCACGGCCGCACGCGACGCCTGGCGCGAGACGCTGCAGCGCGTGCGCGCCTAG
- a CDS encoding FAD-binding oxidoreductase, whose translation MSGIAERLRAALGPRVHTDAETLAAHRRDAWALAEIHELAGHAAPAPAAVVRPESTQEVATALRLCRDARVPVVPFGGGSGVCGGVETRPDVVVLSTRGLDGLLSLDSRDLRAAFRAGTLGGEAERRVAREGLTIGHWPQSIDRSTVGGWVATRAAGQFSTAYGAIEDLVLALEVVLPDGRILRSAETPRAAAGPDLRQLFMGSEGTLGVVTEVTFSLRAQPESRRLAACHFPSFDAGLEAIRRFMRAGWRPPVVRLYDERESRRQFAAQCPEGRHLLLLVHEGPGAGVTAEAAGVAALCAAEQGQAADPKAVEQWLEHRNQVPSFRELLERGLVVDTIEVAATWDRVMAVYGGVVASLRELPEVALASAHSSHSYRSGTNLYFTFAARVEERARMAAIYEECWRRTMRATAAAGGGIAHHHGIGRVRRAYLRGEIGDTGVSLLRTLKRALDPDDLLNPGVLIPEPEGP comes from the coding sequence GTGAGCGGCATCGCCGAGCGCCTGCGCGCCGCGCTCGGCCCGCGCGTGCACACCGACGCCGAGACACTCGCGGCGCACCGGCGCGACGCCTGGGCGCTCGCTGAGATCCACGAGCTCGCGGGTCACGCCGCGCCGGCGCCGGCGGCGGTCGTGCGCCCCGAGTCCACGCAAGAGGTCGCCACGGCGCTGCGCCTGTGCCGCGACGCGCGCGTGCCCGTGGTGCCCTTCGGGGGCGGCTCGGGCGTGTGCGGCGGGGTCGAGACCCGGCCCGACGTGGTCGTGCTCTCCACGCGCGGGCTCGACGGACTTTTGTCACTCGACTCGCGCGACCTGCGCGCGGCCTTCCGCGCCGGCACGCTGGGCGGCGAGGCGGAGCGGCGCGTGGCGCGCGAGGGACTCACGATCGGTCACTGGCCTCAGTCGATCGACCGTTCGACCGTGGGCGGCTGGGTCGCGACGCGCGCGGCCGGCCAGTTCTCGACCGCCTACGGTGCGATCGAGGACCTGGTGCTCGCGCTCGAGGTCGTGCTGCCCGACGGCCGAATCCTGCGCAGCGCGGAGACACCGCGTGCCGCGGCCGGGCCCGACCTGCGCCAGCTGTTCATGGGCAGCGAGGGCACGCTCGGTGTGGTCACCGAGGTCACCTTCTCGCTGCGCGCGCAGCCCGAGTCACGGCGCCTCGCGGCCTGCCACTTCCCCAGCTTCGACGCCGGGCTCGAGGCGATCCGGCGCTTCATGCGCGCCGGCTGGCGGCCGCCGGTGGTGCGGCTCTACGACGAGCGGGAGTCCCGGCGCCAGTTCGCTGCGCAGTGTCCCGAGGGGCGCCACCTGCTCTTGCTGGTGCACGAGGGCCCGGGCGCGGGAGTCACGGCCGAGGCTGCGGGCGTGGCCGCGCTGTGCGCCGCCGAGCAGGGCCAGGCCGCGGATCCCAAGGCCGTGGAGCAGTGGCTCGAGCACCGCAACCAGGTGCCGAGCTTCCGCGAGCTGCTCGAGCGGGGGCTGGTGGTCGACACGATCGAGGTCGCCGCCACCTGGGACCGCGTGATGGCCGTGTACGGCGGCGTGGTGGCTTCGCTGCGCGAGCTGCCCGAAGTGGCGCTCGCGAGCGCCCACTCGAGTCACTCCTACCGCTCGGGCACGAACCTGTACTTCACGTTCGCGGCGCGGGTCGAGGAGCGCGCGCGCATGGCGGCGATCTACGAGGAGTGCTGGCGCCGCACGATGCGCGCGACCGCCGCCGCGGGCGGCGGCATCGCCCACCACCACGGCATCGGGCGCGTGCGCCGCGCCTATCTGCGCGGCGAGATCGGAGACACGGGCGTGTCTCTGCTGCGGACCCTGAAGCGCGCGCTCGACCCGGACGACCTCTTGAATCCGGGCGTGCTGATCCCGGAGCCCGAGGGCCCGTGA
- a CDS encoding glycerol-3-phosphate dehydrogenase/oxidase translates to MSELSRATLIPVTERARAADALEAESFDLAVIGGGITGAGIAREAALRGLSVALFEAEDFASGTSSRSSKLIHGGLRYLALGDVGLVRESALERKVIFRLAPHLAERRWMVLPVRSRTALLKFRAAITAYEKLGAVESHDVHQNWGAEELAREEPALDREEWRFACAYREYLTDDARLVLANLRAAAGHGARALNWAPVTAIPVENGRAAGVTARCRLTGREIRVRARCVVNAAGGWVEAVRRLEDAAAPALLHLSKGVHIGIPAARLPVRHLLLLATDDRRGVFALRREEIVFVGTTDTTYKRGAEVWPRVSLADVEYLLAPLARYFRDAKLELGDVKTAWAGLRPLVAEPGKPPTDISRKDEILVGRAGVVTIAGGKLTGYRPTALRSLEQVERVLGRTLPDAGEGAPLPGGDFAGELPGLTHELVRAHALPQGTAARLARLYGSEAHEVIALGAESLSPGAPVIRGEVDWAVTREAAAHVEDVLYRRTRAALFEPEARTAIAEPIAARMRALLGWDAARSASELSEVRARLAADLDFGNEPA, encoded by the coding sequence ATGTCGGAGTTGTCCCGGGCAACGCTGATTCCAGTGACCGAGCGCGCGCGCGCGGCCGATGCGCTCGAGGCCGAGAGCTTCGACCTGGCGGTCATCGGAGGCGGAATCACGGGCGCGGGCATCGCCCGTGAAGCCGCTTTGCGCGGTCTCTCGGTGGCCCTGTTCGAGGCGGAGGACTTCGCGTCCGGCACCTCGAGCCGCTCCTCCAAGCTGATCCACGGCGGGCTGCGCTATCTGGCGCTCGGCGACGTGGGGCTCGTGCGCGAGAGCGCGCTCGAGCGCAAGGTGATCTTCCGGCTCGCCCCGCACCTGGCCGAGCGGCGCTGGATGGTGCTGCCGGTGCGCTCGCGCACGGCGCTCTTGAAGTTCCGCGCGGCGATCACCGCCTACGAGAAGCTGGGCGCGGTCGAGAGCCACGACGTGCACCAGAACTGGGGCGCCGAGGAGCTGGCGCGCGAGGAGCCCGCGCTCGACCGCGAGGAGTGGCGCTTCGCCTGCGCCTACCGGGAGTATCTGACCGACGACGCGCGGCTCGTGCTCGCCAACCTGCGCGCGGCGGCCGGGCACGGCGCGCGCGCGCTGAACTGGGCCCCGGTCACCGCGATCCCGGTCGAGAACGGGCGCGCGGCGGGCGTCACCGCACGGTGTCGCCTGACCGGCCGGGAGATTCGCGTGCGCGCGCGCTGCGTGGTGAACGCCGCGGGCGGCTGGGTCGAGGCGGTGCGTCGGCTCGAGGACGCCGCCGCGCCCGCGCTCCTGCACCTGTCGAAGGGCGTGCACATCGGCATTCCCGCCGCGCGCCTGCCGGTGCGCCACCTGCTGCTGCTCGCCACCGACGACCGCCGCGGAGTGTTCGCGCTGCGCCGCGAGGAGATCGTGTTCGTCGGCACGACCGACACCACCTACAAGCGCGGCGCCGAGGTCTGGCCGCGCGTGTCGCTGGCCGACGTGGAGTATCTGCTGGCGCCGCTCGCGCGCTACTTCCGCGACGCGAAGCTGGAGCTCGGCGACGTGAAGACGGCCTGGGCGGGCCTGCGGCCGTTGGTCGCCGAGCCGGGCAAGCCGCCGACCGACATCTCGCGCAAGGACGAGATCCTGGTCGGACGCGCGGGCGTGGTCACGATCGCGGGCGGGAAGCTGACCGGCTACCGGCCCACCGCGCTGCGCAGCCTGGAGCAGGTCGAACGCGTGCTCGGCCGCACGCTGCCCGACGCGGGCGAGGGCGCGCCGCTGCCGGGCGGTGACTTCGCCGGCGAGCTGCCCGGGCTGACGCACGAGCTCGTGCGCGCGCACGCCCTGCCGCAGGGCACCGCGGCGCGGCTCGCGCGCCTGTACGGCTCGGAGGCGCACGAGGTGATCGCGCTCGGTGCCGAGTCACTGTCGCCGGGTGCGCCGGTGATCCGCGGCGAGGTCGACTGGGCGGTGACTCGCGAGGCCGCGGCTCACGTGGAGGACGTGCTCTACCGCCGCACGCGCGCGGCGCTGTTCGAGCCCGAGGCGCGCACGGCGATCGCGGAGCCGATCGCGGCGCGCATGCGCGCGCTGCTCGGCTGGGACGCTGCGCGGAGCGCGAGCGAGCTCTCCGAGGTGCGCGCGCGCCTGGCGGCCGACCTCGACTTCGGGAACGAGCCGGCGTGA
- a CDS encoding glutathione S-transferase family protein — translation MHEIILHHYPASPFSEKVRLTFGLKGLSWRAVEQPNIMPKPELLPLTGGYRKIPVMQIGADVYCDSQCIVRELERRFPKPSVHAGGEATSWAFAVYSDRVLFMATVVLIFGMMGDNVPREFAEDRTKLMGGGPGQGFNPTAMKAAVPLMRESLRSQLSWLESQLADGRAFLTGSAAGMADFTTYHPIWFLGSYYPPAGEILAGYPRVAVWKERVRAIGHGTMKPMERGEALEIARKAEPETQPRADPGEPNGLKPGDRVTVMADDYGRDPISGTLVSSSANEIALRRSAPEVGDVVVHFPRIGFVTLKAG, via the coding sequence ATGCACGAGATCATCCTTCACCACTACCCGGCGTCTCCGTTCAGCGAGAAGGTGCGACTCACGTTCGGCCTGAAGGGCCTGTCGTGGCGCGCCGTCGAGCAGCCCAACATCATGCCCAAGCCCGAGCTTCTGCCGCTCACCGGCGGCTACCGGAAGATCCCGGTCATGCAGATCGGCGCCGACGTCTACTGTGACTCGCAGTGCATCGTGCGCGAGCTCGAGCGCCGCTTCCCCAAGCCGAGCGTGCACGCCGGCGGCGAGGCGACCAGCTGGGCGTTCGCGGTCTACTCGGACCGGGTGTTGTTCATGGCCACCGTGGTGCTGATCTTCGGCATGATGGGCGACAACGTCCCGCGCGAGTTCGCCGAGGACCGCACCAAGCTGATGGGCGGAGGCCCGGGCCAGGGCTTCAACCCGACCGCGATGAAGGCGGCGGTGCCGCTCATGCGCGAGTCTCTGCGCAGTCAGCTGAGCTGGCTCGAGTCACAGCTCGCCGACGGCCGCGCGTTCCTGACCGGCTCGGCGGCGGGCATGGCCGACTTCACGACTTACCACCCGATCTGGTTCCTGGGCAGCTACTACCCGCCCGCCGGCGAGATCCTCGCGGGCTACCCGCGCGTCGCCGTCTGGAAGGAGCGCGTGCGCGCGATCGGCCACGGCACGATGAAGCCGATGGAGCGCGGCGAAGCGCTCGAGATCGCCCGCAAGGCCGAGCCCGAGACACAGCCCCGCGCCGACCCCGGCGAGCCGAACGGCCTCAAGCCCGGCGATCGGGTCACGGTGATGGCCGACGACTACGGCCGCGATCCGATCAGCGGCACGCTGGTGAGCTCGTCCGCCAACGAGATCGCGCTGCGCCGCAGCGCGCCCGAAGTGGGCGACGTCGTCGTGCACTTCCCGCGCATCGGGTTCGTGACGCTGAAGGCCGGCTAG
- a CDS encoding NAD(P) transhydrogenase subunit alpha encodes MKIGVPREVTPGERRIALVPDSAKKLVAEGNEVWVQSAGGAHVDFADAEYTAAGAKLAESAPALWAQSELVLKIQPPTAAEVESLRPGALLVAILQPFQNGDTVKRLAARGATSFSLDLLPRITRAQSMDVLSSMSTIAGYKGVLIAANSLPRMVPLLMTAAGTLKAARFLILGVGVAGLQAIATAKRLGGVVEAFDIRPAVKEQVESLGARFVAHEAIQAGGEAKGGYAAELTPEQQARQREALSKHIADADAVICSALVPGRRAPVLLSEAQVSAMRPGSVVVDLAADQGGNCALTRPGEIVDHGGVHVHGPLNVPSTIPLHASQML; translated from the coding sequence ATGAAAATCGGCGTGCCGCGCGAGGTGACTCCGGGAGAGCGACGCATCGCCCTGGTTCCCGACTCGGCGAAGAAGCTCGTCGCCGAGGGCAACGAGGTGTGGGTCCAGAGCGCCGGCGGCGCGCACGTGGACTTCGCCGACGCCGAGTACACGGCCGCAGGCGCCAAGCTCGCGGAGAGCGCGCCCGCGCTGTGGGCGCAGTCGGAGCTCGTGCTCAAGATCCAGCCGCCGACCGCGGCCGAGGTCGAGTCTCTGCGCCCGGGAGCGCTCCTGGTCGCGATCCTGCAGCCGTTCCAGAACGGCGACACCGTGAAGCGCCTGGCCGCGCGCGGCGCCACGAGCTTCTCGCTCGACCTCCTGCCGCGCATCACGCGCGCGCAGAGCATGGACGTGCTGTCGTCGATGAGCACGATCGCCGGCTACAAGGGCGTGCTGATCGCGGCCAACTCACTGCCGCGGATGGTGCCGCTGCTCATGACCGCCGCCGGCACGCTCAAGGCGGCGCGCTTCCTGATCCTGGGCGTGGGCGTCGCCGGGCTGCAGGCGATCGCGACCGCGAAGCGGCTGGGCGGGGTGGTCGAGGCGTTCGACATCCGGCCCGCGGTGAAAGAGCAGGTCGAGAGTCTGGGCGCGCGTTTCGTGGCGCACGAGGCGATCCAGGCCGGCGGCGAGGCCAAGGGCGGCTACGCCGCGGAGCTGACTCCCGAGCAGCAGGCGCGCCAGCGCGAGGCGCTCTCGAAACACATCGCCGACGCCGACGCGGTGATCTGCTCGGCGCTGGTGCCGGGCCGGCGCGCGCCCGTGCTGCTGTCCGAGGCGCAGGTCAGCGCCATGCGCCCGGGCTCGGTGGTGGTGGATCTCGCCGCCGACCAGGGCGGGAACTGCGCACTCACTCGGCCGGGCGAAATCGTCGACCACGGCGGCGTGCACGTGCACGGGCCGCTCAACGTGCCCAGCACCATCCCGCTGCACGCCAGCCAGATGCTC